In the Staphylococcus sp. IVB6240 genome, one interval contains:
- the pckA gene encoding phosphoenolpyruvate carboxykinase (ATP): MSFDTSALNALIDKPTSHLQLTKTELYNKILSRNEAELTELGAINAKTGEYTGRSPKDKYIVNNPQVIDDIDWGTVNQAISEDKFLNLYHQVLEYLDAKDEVFVFNGYAGSDKDSQLKLTVVNEFAWHNLFAQNMFIRPNSKSEAEKIKADFTIISAPTFKADPEKDGTRSETFVIVSFKHKTVLIGGTEYAGEMKKSIFSVMNYLLPKRDIMSMHCSANVGRKGDVALFFGLSGTGKTTLSADPDRKLIGDDEHGWNENGVFNIEGGCYAKAINLSAEKEPQIFDAIRYGTVLENLVVDEHGYIDFDDNKYTENTRAAYPIEHIDNIVVPSKASHPNTIIFLTADAFGVLPPISKLSKDQAMYHFLSGFTSKLAGTERGITEPQPSFSTCFGAPFLPLNAKVYADLLGDLIDKHEVDVYLVNTGWTGGVYGKGNRIELKYTRKMVNSAINGSLKNSTFEEDEIFGLSIPTEIEGVPTTILQPKNAWHDKDAYDKQATDLIERFRENFKKFGEETQQLQQTGGFKG; encoded by the coding sequence ATGTCATTTGATACAAGTGCATTGAATGCATTAATTGACAAACCTACTTCTCATCTGCAACTTACAAAAACTGAACTTTATAATAAGATTTTAAGTCGCAATGAGGCAGAATTGACAGAACTTGGGGCGATTAACGCAAAAACTGGAGAATATACGGGGCGTTCTCCAAAAGACAAGTACATCGTCAATAATCCACAAGTCATCGATGACATCGACTGGGGTACTGTAAACCAAGCCATTTCAGAAGATAAATTTTTAAATCTTTACCATCAAGTTTTAGAATACTTAGATGCAAAAGATGAAGTATTCGTATTTAATGGCTATGCTGGTAGCGATAAAGATTCCCAACTTAAGTTAACTGTCGTGAACGAATTTGCATGGCACAACCTGTTCGCACAAAACATGTTTATTCGTCCGAACTCAAAAAGCGAAGCAGAAAAAATAAAAGCAGACTTCACTATTATCTCTGCACCAACATTTAAAGCTGATCCTGAAAAAGATGGCACACGTTCAGAAACATTCGTTATCGTATCATTCAAACATAAAACAGTCTTAATTGGTGGTACTGAATACGCTGGAGAAATGAAAAAATCTATCTTCTCTGTCATGAACTACCTATTACCAAAACGTGACATCATGAGTATGCACTGTTCTGCAAACGTAGGCCGCAAAGGCGATGTTGCTTTATTCTTCGGTTTATCTGGTACTGGTAAAACAACATTATCAGCTGACCCTGATCGTAAGTTAATCGGTGATGACGAACACGGTTGGAACGAAAATGGTGTATTTAATATTGAAGGTGGTTGCTATGCGAAAGCAATCAACTTATCAGCTGAAAAAGAACCACAAATTTTTGATGCCATCCGTTATGGTACAGTACTAGAAAACTTGGTTGTTGATGAACATGGTTACATTGACTTTGATGATAATAAATATACAGAAAATACACGTGCAGCATATCCTATCGAACATATTGATAATATTGTTGTACCATCAAAAGCATCACATCCAAACACAATTATTTTCTTAACTGCCGATGCTTTCGGTGTATTACCACCGATTTCTAAGTTAAGCAAAGATCAAGCGATGTATCACTTCTTAAGTGGTTTCACATCTAAACTTGCAGGAACTGAACGTGGCATTACTGAGCCACAACCATCATTCTCTACATGTTTCGGCGCACCTTTCCTTCCATTAAATGCGAAAGTTTATGCAGACTTACTTGGTGACTTAATCGATAAACATGAAGTAGACGTATACTTAGTGAACACTGGTTGGACTGGTGGCGTATATGGTAAAGGTAACCGTATCGAATTGAAATATACACGTAAAATGGTTAACAGTGCCATCAATGGTTCACTGAAAAATAGTACATTTGAAGAAGATGAGATTTTTGGTTTGAGCATTCCAACTGAAATCGAAGGCGTACCAACAACAATCTTACAACCTAAAAATGCGTGGCATGATAAAGATGCCTATGACAAACAAGCAACTGACTTAATTGAACGTTTCCGTGAAAACTTCAAAAAATTTGGCGAAGAAACACAACAATTACAACAAACTGGTGGTTTCAAAGGCTAA
- the metK gene encoding methionine adenosyltransferase: MTNNKRLFTSESVTEGHPDKIADQISDAILDEILKGDSHARVACETTVTTGMALIAGEISTSTYVDIPKVVRETVKEIGYTRAKYGYDYKTMSVLTAIDEQSPDIAQGVDRALEYRNASNDEVLNIGAGDQGLMFGYATNETDSFMPLPIDLSHKLAKRLTDVRKDGTLDYLRPDGKVQVTVEYDENDQPKRIDTIVISSQHHEEVELEQIQRDIKEHVIYPIVPEALLDDKTKFFINPTGRFVIGGPQGDAGLTGRKIIVDTYGGYARHGGGAFSGKDPTKVDRSAAYAARYVAKNIVAAGFAEKCEVQLAYAIGVAQPVSIAIDTFGTGTVPEEALIQAVSEHFDLRPAGIIQMLDLQRPIYKQTAAYGHFGRTDVELPWENTDKVGVLKEAVHAQTAK, encoded by the coding sequence ATGACAAATAATAAACGATTATTTACTTCAGAATCAGTAACTGAAGGTCATCCGGATAAGATTGCTGACCAAATTTCAGATGCAATACTTGATGAGATTTTAAAAGGAGATTCCCACGCACGTGTTGCTTGTGAAACAACAGTAACAACTGGGATGGCACTGATTGCAGGTGAGATATCTACGTCGACATATGTTGATATCCCTAAAGTAGTACGAGAAACAGTTAAGGAGATTGGATATACACGTGCCAAGTATGGTTATGATTATAAAACAATGTCCGTTTTAACTGCGATAGACGAACAGTCTCCAGATATTGCACAAGGTGTAGATCGTGCATTGGAATATCGAAATGCTTCTAATGATGAAGTGTTAAATATTGGTGCAGGTGACCAAGGACTAATGTTTGGTTACGCGACAAATGAAACAGATTCATTTATGCCACTACCAATTGACTTATCACATAAATTAGCAAAACGTCTCACTGATGTTAGAAAAGATGGAACATTGGATTACTTACGTCCAGACGGTAAAGTTCAAGTGACGGTTGAATACGATGAAAATGATCAACCCAAACGTATTGATACGATTGTTATTTCTTCACAACACCATGAAGAAGTTGAACTTGAACAAATTCAACGTGACATTAAGGAACATGTAATTTATCCAATCGTACCTGAAGCATTATTAGATGATAAAACAAAATTCTTCATTAATCCTACTGGCCGATTTGTGATTGGTGGACCACAAGGTGATGCAGGATTAACTGGAAGAAAAATAATTGTTGATACGTACGGTGGTTATGCACGTCACGGTGGAGGTGCATTCTCTGGTAAGGATCCTACAAAAGTAGACCGTTCTGCAGCGTATGCTGCACGTTATGTTGCCAAAAATATTGTTGCAGCAGGATTTGCTGAAAAATGCGAGGTACAGTTAGCGTATGCAATTGGTGTCGCACAACCAGTTTCTATCGCCATTGACACATTTGGAACAGGAACAGTCCCAGAAGAAGCGTTAATTCAAGCAGTAAGTGAACACTTTGATTTGAGACCAGCGGGTATTATTCAAATGCTAGACTTACAACGTCCTATCTATAAACAGACTGCTGCATATGGACATTTTGGTCGTACAGATGTTGAGTTACCATGGGAGAACACGGATAAAGTGGGTGTATTAAAAGAAGCTGTTCATGCACAAACAGCTAAATAA
- a CDS encoding prolyl oligopeptidase family serine peptidase produces the protein MDFISYKRMPADIGSHRVEEVQYEADGVLVRGLLVTPVEPINRIVVYLRGGKGQVGRVRLGRMLQFTNESTLVFAPYYRGNNGSHGRDAFAGDDLQDVIAGVAILKEMYPDTPVHLIGFSRGGIQGLLTFQAVNATSYIIWGGVSDIRLMYEERVDLRGMLRRMVGHPKKHPEAYQQRDALSIIDHTAPPILIVHGGLDEQVGIHQAYHLANHLEEKRARYETYYQMLEGHVPRPDALAEVLEHIQNWMNKVEGKD, from the coding sequence TTGGATTTTATCAGTTATAAACGTATGCCAGCAGATATTGGTTCTCATCGTGTTGAAGAGGTCCAATATGAAGCGGATGGTGTGCTTGTTCGTGGTTTGTTAGTCACACCAGTGGAACCAATAAACCGTATCGTTGTATACCTTCGTGGTGGAAAGGGACAAGTAGGTCGTGTCCGATTGGGTAGAATGTTACAGTTTACCAATGAGTCTACACTTGTATTTGCGCCTTATTATCGTGGGAATAACGGCAGTCATGGACGTGATGCGTTTGCAGGTGATGATCTACAAGATGTGATTGCTGGTGTGGCTATTCTTAAAGAAATGTATCCAGATACCCCAGTTCATCTAATTGGTTTCTCACGTGGGGGTATTCAAGGCTTGTTAACGTTTCAAGCTGTCAATGCGACGAGTTACATTATTTGGGGTGGTGTTTCTGATATACGTCTTATGTATGAAGAACGTGTTGATTTGAGAGGCATGTTACGTCGGATGGTAGGTCATCCTAAAAAGCATCCAGAAGCCTATCAACAACGCGATGCACTGAGTATCATTGACCACACTGCGCCACCGATTCTCATTGTACATGGGGGTTTGGATGAACAAGTAGGGATTCACCAAGCTTATCACTTAGCTAATCATTTAGAAGAAAAAAGGGCACGCTATGAGACATATTATCAAATGTTGGAAGGGCATGTACCAAGACCGGATGCATTAGCTGAGGTTTTAGAACACATTCAAAATTGGATGAATAAAGTTGAAGGAAAAGATTAA
- the yidD gene encoding membrane protein insertion efficiency factor YidD, which yields MKTLFIKCIRFYQRFISPLTPPSCRFYPTCSNYAVEAIQVHGALKGSWLAINRILRCHPFHKGGFDPVPLKKDKHDHK from the coding sequence ATGAAAACTTTATTTATTAAATGTATTCGTTTCTATCAGCGATTTATTTCACCTCTTACACCGCCGTCATGTCGCTTTTATCCAACATGTTCGAATTATGCTGTAGAAGCCATTCAAGTACACGGTGCACTTAAAGGAAGTTGGTTGGCCATCAATCGTATTTTACGATGTCATCCTTTTCATAAAGGTGGGTTTGATCCCGTACCATTAAAGAAAGACAAACATGATCATAAATAA
- the ytkD gene encoding RNA deprotection pyrophosphohydrolase — translation MEFIDATNQRVTLKFCAQHDVADGDHVLALPIYNRQLLMTDHQVRGIEFPGGKCEAGETSEDALQRELYEETGATIETFYYIAQYTVHAQPTSFKKDVYVVIVKDIEKKSNYLETNGPITVSHIDEIPDNKKSTLLSDEAILVCVERMVSLGFYQL, via the coding sequence GTGGAGTTTATAGATGCGACAAATCAACGTGTGACATTAAAATTTTGTGCACAACATGACGTGGCTGATGGGGATCATGTACTAGCGTTACCGATTTATAATCGGCAATTGTTAATGACGGACCATCAAGTTCGAGGCATAGAGTTTCCGGGTGGTAAGTGTGAAGCAGGGGAAACGAGTGAAGATGCACTACAGCGAGAATTATATGAAGAAACAGGGGCAACCATTGAAACATTTTATTACATCGCACAATATACGGTTCATGCACAACCAACTTCATTCAAAAAAGATGTCTATGTAGTGATTGTGAAGGACATTGAGAAAAAATCAAATTACTTAGAGACGAATGGTCCAATCACTGTATCTCATATTGATGAAATTCCTGACAATAAAAAAAGTACTTTATTATCTGATGAGGCGATATTAGTTTGTGTAGAAAGGATGGTGTCACTTGGATTTTATCAGTTATAA